The following coding sequences are from one Achromobacter sp. B7 window:
- a CDS encoding acyl-CoA dehydrogenase family protein — MDFIYTEEQRMLADSLRRLVDQAWTFPQRRARQATGTLDAHAWAALAELGVLGLTISQDFGGFGEVPASLLPVHVELGRALVSEPVIPSAVMGAALLDACGDAARGRWLSGIASGETIVTVAYQEPGRRYDTQPRDCRAAKTAQGWRLDGAKHLVWHGAAANAWLVSALGAEGQTVLLAVPSAVAGVRVTDTPTLDGARCARLDFDAVGLPADALLAEGAQADDALAQALQWGTAALCAHAAGAIDRLLEITVDYLKTRKQFGQPLASFQALQHRLAEMLVAKELALSMAYVAVAALTEPDAVQRRRMIASAKLEAARAGRQVAQMAVQLHGGMGMTDELEVGDYFKRLTMVDPLLGDTAEQLAVLEEVAMLEEQA, encoded by the coding sequence ATGGATTTCATCTATACCGAAGAACAGCGCATGCTGGCCGACAGCCTGCGCCGCCTGGTGGACCAGGCATGGACATTTCCCCAACGCCGCGCGCGCCAGGCCACCGGCACGCTGGACGCCCACGCCTGGGCCGCGCTGGCCGAACTGGGCGTGCTGGGCCTGACCATTTCGCAGGACTTCGGCGGCTTTGGCGAAGTGCCGGCCAGCCTGCTGCCCGTGCATGTGGAACTGGGACGCGCGCTGGTGTCAGAACCCGTCATTCCCAGCGCGGTCATGGGCGCGGCATTGCTGGACGCGTGCGGCGACGCGGCGCGTGGCCGCTGGTTGTCGGGCATAGCCTCGGGCGAGACGATCGTTACCGTGGCCTATCAAGAACCCGGCCGTCGCTACGACACGCAGCCGCGCGATTGCCGCGCGGCCAAGACTGCCCAGGGCTGGCGGCTGGATGGCGCCAAGCATCTGGTGTGGCACGGCGCGGCGGCCAATGCGTGGCTGGTCAGCGCATTAGGCGCCGAGGGCCAGACGGTGTTGCTGGCCGTGCCGTCGGCCGTTGCCGGCGTGCGCGTCACCGACACGCCCACGCTGGACGGCGCGCGCTGCGCCCGGCTGGATTTCGACGCGGTGGGCCTGCCCGCCGATGCCTTGCTGGCCGAAGGCGCGCAGGCCGACGACGCCCTGGCCCAGGCGTTGCAGTGGGGCACGGCGGCGCTGTGTGCGCACGCAGCGGGCGCGATCGACCGGCTGCTGGAAATCACCGTTGATTATCTGAAGACGCGCAAGCAATTCGGTCAGCCGCTTGCCTCGTTCCAGGCGCTGCAACACCGATTGGCCGAGATGCTGGTGGCCAAGGAACTGGCTTTGTCGATGGCCTATGTGGCCGTGGCCGCGCTGACCGAACCCGATGCCGTGCAGCGCCGCCGCATGATCGCGTCGGCCAAGCTGGAAGCCGCGCGCGCCGGGCGCCAGGTGGCGCAGATGGCGGTGCAGTTGCACGGCGGCATGGGCATGACCGACGAGCTGGAAGTCGGCGATTATTTCAAGCGGCTGACCATGGTGGATCCGTTGCTGGGCGACACGGCCGAACAACTGGCGGTGCTGGAGGAAGTGGCGATGCTGGAGGAGCAGGCATGA